The Thermoplasma acidophilum DSM 1728 genome includes a window with the following:
- a CDS encoding translation initiation factor IF-5A, translating into MSWQEAEVRELKVGRYILIDDAPCKIVEITMSKPGKHGEAKGRIVAIGVFDNQKRSVVYPVKHKVKIPIIEKKNAQVLSVQNNEVQLMDSETFETFVLPLDPEIADKIKPGMEVPYWETMGMRKIMLQN; encoded by the coding sequence ATGAGCTGGCAAGAAGCTGAAGTACGTGAACTCAAAGTTGGAAGATACATACTGATAGATGACGCACCATGCAAGATCGTCGAGATAACGATGTCTAAACCTGGGAAGCACGGCGAAGCCAAGGGAAGAATCGTTGCAATCGGAGTGTTTGACAACCAGAAGCGGAGTGTCGTATACCCCGTGAAGCACAAGGTCAAGATACCCATAATAGAGAAGAAGAACGCCCAGGTCCTCTCAGTGCAGAACAACGAGGTGCAGCTGATGGATTCAGAAACCTTTGAAACGTTCGTGCTGCCTCTCGATCCTGAGATTGCCGACAAGATCAAGCCAGGAATGGAGGTGCCCTATTGGGAGACCATGGGGATGCGAAAGATCATGCTTCAGAACTGA
- a CDS encoding extracellular solute-binding protein — MENPIKPVATRSIGIAVVLLVVGIVIGFAVGHYTVATAPSKPAINTFAAGSLKYALGNDFNPQYTNLTGVRVGMTFSGSISGAREVQEGKNYSVFISASAPILYQDLMNDTHYASWQIIFSANEMAITWTNPKYSILPSWPYWFENITENSTIVAASNASLDPSGFQAIETMKLAGLLYTGWDNSSILVGNEPVSYYVRLAFDDNFAMYMNYNKAYNDWFHGQFGYPVNDSLALYHQIFISKYLNGTTKLTTVEIGLDGYLTAGTADYALTYVSQAINQGLSYYENSTGGNGLPAWINLGSVNKTIDDFYEQINESGPAWDNVGNLPGAPIFYSITVISNYTNPYAIQYVYDLITGLGQHYLSMSKFDPLAQPFYVGDVPAQLKPLVVAPPSYLPVSSYD, encoded by the coding sequence ATGGAAAATCCTATAAAACCTGTGGCCACCAGGTCGATCGGGATAGCGGTCGTTCTCCTGGTTGTTGGCATAGTGATAGGTTTTGCGGTGGGGCATTACACTGTCGCCACAGCGCCATCCAAGCCTGCGATAAACACATTTGCCGCCGGTTCATTGAAATATGCGCTTGGCAATGACTTCAATCCACAGTACACCAATCTGACAGGCGTCAGGGTCGGAATGACATTCTCTGGATCGATAAGCGGTGCCAGAGAGGTGCAGGAAGGCAAGAACTACAGCGTCTTCATATCTGCGTCAGCACCAATACTCTATCAGGATCTGATGAACGATACTCATTACGCGTCATGGCAGATAATATTCTCAGCGAACGAGATGGCCATAACGTGGACGAATCCCAAATACAGCATACTGCCCAGCTGGCCGTACTGGTTCGAGAATATAACTGAAAACAGCACCATAGTGGCCGCATCAAACGCCTCGCTGGACCCAAGCGGTTTCCAGGCAATTGAAACGATGAAGCTTGCCGGTCTTCTGTACACCGGCTGGGACAACTCGTCGATACTTGTCGGGAATGAGCCGGTAAGCTATTACGTGAGACTGGCCTTCGATGACAATTTCGCCATGTATATGAATTACAACAAGGCTTATAACGACTGGTTCCACGGGCAGTTCGGATATCCGGTGAACGATTCTCTGGCGCTCTATCATCAGATATTCATATCGAAATATCTGAATGGCACAACGAAGCTCACCACCGTGGAGATAGGCCTGGATGGATACCTGACGGCAGGTACAGCGGACTACGCCCTTACATACGTTTCACAGGCCATAAATCAGGGCCTGAGCTACTATGAGAATTCCACGGGTGGCAACGGCCTGCCAGCATGGATAAACCTGGGCAGCGTCAACAAGACCATCGATGATTTCTATGAGCAGATAAACGAGTCAGGTCCTGCATGGGACAACGTTGGCAATCTTCCGGGTGCCCCGATATTCTACAGCATAACTGTGATCAGCAACTACACGAATCCCTATGCAATACAGTACGTCTATGACCTGATAACCGGCCTTGGCCAGCACTATCTCTCCATGAGCAAGTTTGATCCGCTGGCCCAGCCGTTCTACGTCGGAGACGTCCCTGCACAGTTGAAGCCACTGGTCGTGGCTCCACCGTCATATCTGCCAGTATCATCGTACGACTGA
- a CDS encoding 50S ribosomal protein L16, whose protein sequence is MVTKPARMYSRITGPAYTRKEFMGGVPYPKITTFVQGNQKKDFPIEMRLVAEEPCQIRHTALEAARVSVNRRMTEAAGLDYFYLKVVPYPHHVLREHKMATGAGADRISSGMRAAFGRPVGTAARVYPDDVIMIARTDEAHAKELKTALRKAAIKLPTPCKVVITKGKEIAGSLGI, encoded by the coding sequence ATGGTAACTAAGCCTGCTAGAATGTATTCGCGCATAACCGGACCTGCCTATACGAGGAAGGAGTTCATGGGCGGCGTTCCATATCCAAAGATCACAACCTTTGTACAGGGAAACCAGAAGAAGGATTTCCCCATAGAGATGAGGCTCGTGGCCGAGGAGCCATGCCAGATAAGGCACACAGCCCTCGAGGCTGCAAGGGTTTCTGTCAACAGGAGAATGACTGAGGCTGCCGGTCTGGACTATTTCTATCTGAAGGTTGTGCCGTATCCCCATCACGTGCTCAGAGAACACAAGATGGCCACCGGAGCTGGTGCTGACCGTATATCCAGTGGTATGAGGGCTGCCTTCGGAAGGCCCGTAGGTACAGCTGCCAGAGTTTATCCAGATGATGTCATAATGATCGCAAGAACCGACGAGGCCCATGCAAAGGAGCTGAAAACAGCCCTGAGAAAGGCAGCAATTAAACTTCCGACCCCGTGCAAGGTTGTCATAACGAAGGGTAAGGAGATAGCCGGTTCTCTCGGGATCTGA
- a CDS encoding ABC transporter permease has product MKSRGRLIYLFFPIFVVYLLVLIVPLVRALTYSSLSEIITDLRSGIIPSIEYTYIVCAFVAVLAVLAALPYAYVMSRHRSTFFKAVDSVVEIPIMIPHTVVGIIMLLTFEPSMPLGHILSKYIPGYSFDDTLFAVIITLFFLSSAYSIREVGVSYQRTVVDYEDVAKTLGLTEGMSFLVVSMRLLARSMMKGFLLSWARSVSEVGAILIVAYYIFPSFIKLAGVFIYSQWLGFGLYPAAASSAILIVTGIIVTGVFRVVETVGVRS; this is encoded by the coding sequence ATGAAGAGCAGAGGTCGTCTCATTTATCTGTTTTTTCCCATTTTCGTCGTATACCTTCTCGTCCTCATCGTGCCCCTCGTGAGGGCTTTAACCTATTCTTCACTCTCTGAGATAATCACGGATCTTCGTTCCGGCATAATCCCGTCAATAGAGTATACGTACATCGTATGCGCATTTGTCGCTGTCCTCGCAGTTCTGGCAGCACTTCCATATGCATACGTCATGTCCAGGCACAGGTCAACGTTCTTCAAGGCCGTCGACAGCGTTGTCGAGATTCCCATAATGATTCCGCATACCGTAGTGGGAATAATAATGCTGCTCACATTCGAACCATCCATGCCGCTTGGCCATATACTTTCAAAATACATACCCGGATACTCGTTTGATGACACACTGTTTGCGGTTATAATCACCCTGTTTTTCCTCTCATCGGCATATTCGATAAGGGAGGTGGGCGTGAGCTACCAGCGCACGGTAGTTGATTACGAGGATGTCGCCAAAACCCTTGGTTTAACGGAGGGAATGAGCTTTCTCGTCGTATCAATGAGGCTTCTGGCAAGATCGATGATGAAGGGCTTTCTGCTTTCCTGGGCCAGATCTGTTTCTGAGGTGGGTGCGATACTCATAGTTGCGTATTACATCTTCCCGAGCTTCATAAAACTGGCCGGAGTTTTCATATATTCTCAGTGGCTCGGCTTTGGCCTCTACCCCGCTGCAGCTTCATCTGCAATATTGATAGTAACCGGCATAATTGTAACCGGAGTATTCCGGGTCGTTGAAACGGTCGGCGTCAGATCTTGA
- a CDS encoding isochorismatase family cysteine hydrolase yields MVIEGRVYENLKEIVDPKHSVLVVWDVQNALVNGIFNKDHFIGSLKKLLSEARSHKVPVIYTKITPLPFEFESGYRLYSSMKRYGISDPKKISFMKPGSPEAEIYAEVAPVEGDTVINKNTADIFVGTNVELMLHNARIDTVIFTGIATEFGVESSARSAGNRGFYPVVVEDCVSSSSEEMHSAALKVMRTQVIVAKSDEIIQAWK; encoded by the coding sequence ATGGTCATAGAGGGCAGAGTATACGAAAATCTGAAGGAAATAGTGGATCCAAAGCACAGCGTGCTTGTGGTGTGGGACGTACAGAACGCGCTGGTAAACGGAATTTTCAATAAGGATCATTTCATAGGATCTCTGAAGAAGCTACTTTCTGAGGCCAGAAGCCATAAGGTGCCCGTGATTTACACCAAGATTACGCCGCTTCCTTTCGAGTTCGAATCCGGCTACAGGCTTTATTCTTCCATGAAGAGGTACGGCATTTCCGATCCGAAGAAGATCAGCTTCATGAAGCCCGGTTCACCGGAGGCCGAAATATACGCAGAAGTAGCTCCAGTGGAGGGCGACACCGTGATCAACAAGAACACGGCGGATATATTCGTAGGAACGAACGTTGAGCTGATGCTGCACAACGCCAGGATCGACACAGTCATATTCACGGGCATAGCAACCGAGTTTGGAGTAGAATCGTCTGCACGCAGCGCGGGCAACAGGGGGTTCTATCCTGTGGTGGTTGAAGACTGCGTATCATCGTCCAGCGAAGAGATGCATTCTGCCGCGCTCAAGGTCATGAGAACACAGGTGATCGTTGCGAAATCAGATGAGATCATCCAGGCATGGAAATGA
- the speB gene encoding agmatinase translates to MGDHGDAKDHASELKDIFSLKKIADAKYSYEDSDYVIFGVPFDNTSSYRRGSKYAPDSIRSAYVNLESFEFSYRFDLLRARISDLGDMEESEDVEYVVDQVDRVTKMVFSDGKIPIMLGGEHSITVGAVRNFPEDVHMVIVDAHSDFRDSYMGNKLNHACVTKRALEILGPNRITSIGTRSVSLEEYQDPDFEKVEFIPSFSVREYGIERFINDIERRPGRVYISIDMDGIDPAYAPAVGTPEPFGLTDYEVRRLVERLSYKAIGMDINEFSPLYDNGNTSMLAGKLIQVFIASREKYRIEHI, encoded by the coding sequence TTGGGAGACCATGGGGATGCGAAAGATCATGCTTCAGAACTGAAGGATATTTTTTCGCTGAAGAAGATCGCGGACGCCAAGTACAGCTATGAAGACAGCGACTATGTGATATTTGGCGTCCCATTTGACAACACATCAAGCTACAGGCGGGGCTCGAAATACGCCCCCGATTCCATAAGATCGGCATACGTGAATCTGGAATCGTTTGAATTCTCCTACCGGTTTGACCTGCTCAGGGCCAGAATATCGGATCTTGGTGACATGGAAGAATCCGAGGACGTGGAGTACGTTGTCGACCAGGTCGATCGTGTAACGAAGATGGTATTCAGCGATGGAAAGATACCTATAATGCTGGGCGGTGAACACTCCATAACCGTTGGTGCCGTCAGAAACTTTCCTGAAGACGTGCACATGGTAATAGTGGATGCGCATTCCGATTTCAGGGATTCGTACATGGGAAACAAACTGAACCATGCCTGCGTTACGAAACGCGCGCTGGAGATACTGGGCCCAAACAGGATAACCTCAATAGGGACAAGATCGGTTTCTCTGGAGGAATACCAGGATCCTGACTTTGAAAAGGTGGAATTCATACCGTCATTCAGCGTCCGGGAATACGGCATCGAACGGTTCATAAATGACATAGAGAGGAGGCCCGGAAGGGTTTACATATCCATCGATATGGACGGAATAGATCCAGCGTATGCGCCCGCTGTGGGAACACCGGAGCCATTCGGCCTTACCGATTATGAGGTCAGGCGGCTTGTGGAGAGGCTTTCCTACAAGGCCATAGGCATGGATATAAACGAATTTTCCCCGCTGTACGATAACGGCAACACGTCCATGCTGGCGGGCAAATTAATACAGGTCTTCATAGCCAGCAGGGAAAAATACAGGATAGAGCATATATAA
- a CDS encoding ATP-binding cassette domain-containing protein has product MIEINNLHARLGKFDLSIDHYETTGRRNFIMGENGAGKSSFLKAIAGIIDSTGEIIINGDHVEDLPPWKRRIAYIPQNLLLFPQYNVKGNLAISIRYGHGDYDIYREVVEMMHLGNLLEKNVWEISGGQQQRVAVARAVISKPRLLLMDEPFSMQDERSRMSLIMNVTDILDRYGIDFIYVTHNYRDLDLGFDMLSIMYGGRIIESVTSVDDLHYYEGISLMDFRNIVRIDGRYYRLNETAIVPSDSGYPAKCTRSGDRYLCSVRIEDESFFIISREASRFFKFDLTAAREITIAGERKNE; this is encoded by the coding sequence ATGATTGAGATAAACAACCTGCATGCACGTCTTGGCAAATTCGATCTCAGCATAGATCATTACGAAACAACTGGAAGGCGGAATTTCATAATGGGCGAGAACGGAGCAGGAAAATCATCGTTCCTGAAGGCAATAGCCGGAATAATAGATTCTACCGGTGAGATCATAATCAACGGAGATCACGTTGAGGATCTTCCGCCGTGGAAGAGGAGGATCGCCTACATACCGCAGAATCTTCTACTTTTTCCGCAGTACAATGTGAAGGGTAATCTGGCCATATCCATAAGATACGGCCACGGTGATTATGATATATACAGGGAAGTTGTTGAGATGATGCATCTTGGCAATCTGCTGGAAAAGAACGTATGGGAGATCTCAGGCGGCCAGCAGCAGAGGGTGGCCGTTGCCAGAGCAGTTATTTCAAAGCCAAGACTGCTCCTCATGGATGAACCTTTTTCCATGCAGGATGAACGGTCGAGGATGTCGCTTATAATGAACGTCACAGACATTCTTGACAGATATGGCATAGATTTCATATATGTGACGCATAATTACAGAGATCTTGACCTTGGCTTCGATATGCTCTCAATAATGTACGGGGGCAGGATAATAGAATCCGTGACCAGCGTGGACGACCTTCACTACTATGAGGGGATCTCGCTTATGGACTTCAGAAACATCGTGAGGATAGACGGCAGATATTACAGGTTAAACGAGACAGCCATTGTGCCTTCCGATTCCGGATATCCAGCAAAATGCACCAGATCTGGGGATAGATACCTCTGTTCCGTGAGGATAGAGGATGAAAGTTTCTTCATAATATCAAGAGAGGCCTCCAGGTTTTTCAAGTTCGATCTCACAGCTGCCAGGGAGATAACCATTGCAGGAGAGAGAAAAAATGAATGA
- the gyrA gene encoding DNA gyrase subunit A, producing MEKRAVEVEIRKSYLEYAMSVIVSRAIPDVRDGLKPVQRRVLYSMRELGVTHDKPYKKCARIVGETMGKYHPHGDMAIYDALVRMAQDFSLRYPLVDGQGNFGSIDGDSPAAMRYTEARLTQIAEDMMDDIDENTVPFRLNFDGTLSEPEYLPSKIPNLLINGSSGIAVGMATNMVPHNLTEICDAILYEVDHRDSPVDDLLKYVKGPDFPGGGIVFYGKDLIEAYRTGRGKVIVQGEVDATEDRRLIIKSIPYGVNKADLVQSIADLAKNEVIKDITDIKDESDRNGIRIVIKVRDDDIKPLVLNQLYEHTALESSIGIINLVLVGNQPKLMNLKDLIDSFIDHRLDVILRRSQFRLDRKKERLDVLTGILTAVEHIDRVVEILKSSKDADEASSKLRNEFDLNDRQIKAILEMRLQRLVNTEQESVRSEIAQIQAEIKDLEEIILSEDRRIDEFKKEITEIQKKYGDKRRSRIKFRGITERTMEDLIPNEESLIMLSYGGLVKRVQADEYRSQRRGGKGVNTSMKTSDSIKSMIHCFSHDTVYYFTNTGRVFKSKAYEIPKKSRTSLGVSAAAFLKLAQGERVTEIMKAPPEKGYYLILVTRDGSVKKTAADPVFDSKSSGLKIITLEDDDELVSVSYTAGDKNMFVLSSKGKASVFNTSEIRETGRTSMGVRSMRLNEGDTILTAFVVNSDEDILSISEKGYGKRTNISEFPIHHRGSSGVMVYRDTERTGRVSHAIPVRDEDEVILVSMNEKTIRIKASEIPETSRVTSGVKLMDIDGDDRVIAAAVIK from the coding sequence ATGGAGAAAAGAGCAGTTGAAGTTGAGATCAGGAAATCATACCTTGAATATGCGATGAGCGTCATAGTTAGCAGGGCAATTCCAGATGTGAGGGACGGCCTGAAGCCGGTGCAGAGGCGCGTTCTCTATTCCATGAGAGAGCTTGGAGTGACGCATGATAAGCCATACAAGAAATGCGCCAGGATAGTCGGAGAAACCATGGGTAAGTACCATCCACACGGCGATATGGCCATATACGATGCCCTTGTCAGAATGGCGCAGGACTTCTCGCTTCGCTACCCGCTGGTGGACGGCCAGGGCAACTTCGGATCGATAGATGGCGATTCACCGGCGGCCATGAGGTACACCGAAGCAAGGCTCACGCAGATAGCCGAGGATATGATGGATGATATTGATGAGAATACCGTCCCGTTCAGGCTGAACTTCGACGGGACACTCTCAGAGCCGGAGTACCTTCCGTCGAAGATACCGAATCTGCTGATCAACGGCAGCTCAGGCATAGCTGTGGGCATGGCAACCAACATGGTGCCGCACAACCTGACCGAGATATGCGATGCGATCCTCTATGAGGTCGATCACAGGGATTCACCGGTTGACGATCTCCTGAAGTACGTTAAGGGGCCGGATTTTCCAGGAGGGGGCATAGTATTCTACGGAAAGGATCTGATAGAAGCATACAGGACTGGCCGTGGCAAGGTGATAGTGCAGGGCGAGGTCGACGCAACGGAGGATCGCAGGTTGATCATAAAGAGCATTCCGTACGGCGTCAACAAAGCGGATCTTGTCCAGTCTATAGCGGATCTGGCCAAGAACGAGGTGATAAAGGACATAACGGACATAAAGGATGAGAGCGACAGGAACGGAATACGCATAGTCATAAAGGTCAGGGATGACGATATCAAGCCGCTTGTCCTGAATCAGCTATATGAACACACGGCCCTTGAAAGCAGCATCGGCATAATAAACCTGGTGCTTGTGGGTAACCAGCCAAAGCTCATGAATCTCAAGGATCTCATAGATTCGTTCATAGATCACCGTTTGGACGTAATACTTCGCAGATCGCAGTTCAGGCTTGACAGGAAGAAGGAACGGCTGGACGTGCTGACTGGCATACTAACCGCCGTGGAGCACATAGATCGCGTGGTGGAGATACTCAAGTCTTCGAAAGACGCGGATGAGGCAAGCTCCAAGCTCAGGAACGAATTTGACCTGAATGACAGGCAGATAAAGGCAATACTCGAGATGAGGCTCCAGAGGCTTGTGAACACGGAACAGGAATCGGTGAGGTCAGAGATAGCCCAGATCCAGGCGGAAATAAAGGATCTTGAGGAAATTATACTGTCGGAAGACAGGAGGATCGATGAATTCAAGAAGGAAATAACAGAGATACAGAAGAAATACGGCGATAAAAGGAGATCAAGGATCAAGTTCAGGGGCATAACCGAGAGGACCATGGAGGATCTCATACCGAACGAGGAATCACTGATCATGCTTAGCTACGGCGGCCTGGTAAAGAGGGTGCAGGCGGATGAATACCGGTCTCAGCGCCGTGGAGGTAAGGGAGTCAACACCTCGATGAAGACCTCGGACAGCATCAAGAGCATGATCCACTGCTTCTCACACGATACGGTTTACTACTTCACAAACACTGGAAGGGTTTTCAAGTCAAAGGCCTATGAGATCCCTAAGAAGAGCAGGACGTCACTGGGCGTATCGGCTGCGGCCTTCCTTAAGCTGGCCCAGGGAGAGAGGGTGACGGAGATAATGAAGGCGCCGCCGGAGAAGGGGTACTACCTGATACTGGTTACAAGGGATGGATCTGTGAAGAAAACCGCTGCGGATCCGGTATTCGATTCCAAGAGCTCAGGCCTGAAGATCATAACGCTCGAGGACGACGATGAACTGGTGTCCGTATCCTACACGGCTGGCGATAAGAACATGTTCGTGCTGTCATCGAAAGGTAAGGCATCGGTCTTCAACACCTCTGAGATCAGGGAGACCGGGAGGACAAGCATGGGTGTCAGATCCATGCGCCTGAACGAGGGCGATACCATACTTACCGCATTCGTTGTGAATTCGGATGAGGACATTCTTAGCATATCCGAGAAAGGGTATGGAAAGCGCACGAACATTTCAGAATTTCCGATACACCACCGCGGGTCATCCGGTGTGATGGTCTACAGGGATACGGAAAGGACCGGCAGGGTGAGTCATGCGATACCCGTACGTGATGAGGATGAGGTCATCCTTGTTTCGATGAACGAGAAGACCATAAGGATAAAGGCCTCTGAAATACCTGAGACTTCGAGGGTAACCTCAGGCGTCAAGCTAATGGATATCGATGGCGATGACAGGGTCATAGCCGCTGCTGTGATAAAGTGA
- the gyrB gene encoding DNA topoisomerase (ATP-hydrolyzing) subunit B: MTEDNYDSSQIQILEGLKAVRKVPGMYIGSTDTRGLHHLVYEVVDNSVDESVAGYCSRIYVVMGSDGSITVEDDGRGIPVDIHPKYNRPGLEIVLTELHSGAKFDKKVYKITGGLHGVGVHVVNALSKKLIAVVKRDGKIYYDIFEQGIPVSGLKTASDVSEIEKLGIKIQFPDHGTIIKFYPDPDIFETTEFSYETILARLTDLSYLNPQLTITFLDEASGREDVLHHEGGLIELVRHLSEGKEVLMDPLYLKEEVDSHMVEFSLLYTTDVQETLMSFVNNISTPEGGTHVAGFHQGLSRAIQDYARSNNKIKGVEDITGDDVKEGVIAVLHVKMQNPQFEGQTKSKLGNSSVRGIVQSVTSKFMKTFMETNPHVADVIIGRVLSAAAAREASRKAKELVRRKSALEGGGLPGKLADCSSNDPSNSELYIVEGDSAGGSAKQARNRQYQAVLPLRGKILNVEKASDMKVVENEIIHDLVVAIGTGVKEDLNPKKLRYGKIIIMTDADVDGAHIRTLLLTFFFRYARSLIENGNVFFAEPPLYRIQKGQNVRYVYSDEEKEQVSREFGPNAIIQRFKGLGEMNPEQLWETTMNPKTRKLVQVTIEDAEEAERIFTILMGEKVEPRRKFIEENAVYAENIDL, translated from the coding sequence ATGACCGAAGACAATTACGACTCTTCACAGATACAGATACTTGAAGGGTTGAAGGCTGTTAGAAAAGTACCGGGCATGTACATAGGCTCCACCGATACAAGGGGCCTGCACCACCTGGTCTATGAGGTTGTGGACAACAGCGTTGATGAATCAGTTGCGGGATACTGCAGCAGGATATACGTTGTCATGGGGAGCGATGGTTCCATAACTGTGGAGGATGACGGCAGAGGTATACCTGTCGATATACATCCCAAGTACAACAGGCCAGGACTGGAGATCGTTCTTACGGAGCTCCACAGCGGTGCGAAGTTTGATAAAAAGGTTTACAAGATAACCGGAGGCCTGCACGGGGTGGGCGTTCATGTCGTGAACGCGCTTTCAAAAAAGCTTATAGCAGTGGTGAAGAGAGACGGCAAGATATACTACGACATATTTGAACAGGGTATACCGGTGTCTGGCCTGAAAACTGCCAGCGATGTCTCTGAGATTGAAAAACTTGGAATAAAGATTCAGTTCCCAGATCACGGTACCATAATAAAATTCTATCCAGATCCTGACATATTTGAGACGACCGAATTTTCATACGAAACCATACTGGCAAGGTTGACCGATCTCTCGTATCTGAATCCACAGCTCACGATAACATTCTTGGACGAAGCATCTGGAAGGGAGGATGTACTCCATCATGAGGGCGGTCTGATAGAGCTGGTCAGGCACCTGTCCGAGGGAAAGGAGGTGTTGATGGATCCGCTGTACCTCAAGGAAGAGGTAGACAGCCACATGGTAGAATTTTCGCTATTATACACAACGGATGTTCAGGAAACGCTCATGTCATTCGTGAACAACATAAGCACGCCGGAAGGAGGTACCCATGTGGCGGGCTTTCACCAGGGCCTTTCGCGTGCAATACAGGACTACGCCAGATCGAACAACAAGATAAAGGGTGTTGAGGACATAACTGGCGACGATGTGAAGGAAGGGGTCATTGCAGTGCTTCACGTTAAGATGCAGAATCCCCAGTTCGAAGGCCAGACAAAATCAAAGCTTGGAAACAGCAGCGTGAGGGGCATCGTCCAGTCCGTAACATCAAAGTTCATGAAGACGTTCATGGAGACGAATCCGCACGTTGCAGATGTTATAATAGGAAGGGTTCTATCCGCTGCGGCTGCCAGGGAGGCGTCAAGGAAGGCCAAGGAGCTTGTGAGGAGAAAATCTGCTCTTGAGGGCGGCGGTCTTCCAGGAAAGCTTGCCGACTGTTCATCGAACGATCCGTCAAACAGCGAGCTTTACATAGTTGAGGGAGACTCTGCTGGAGGATCGGCCAAACAGGCGAGGAACAGGCAGTATCAGGCTGTACTTCCTCTCAGAGGAAAGATACTCAACGTTGAGAAAGCTTCGGACATGAAGGTTGTGGAGAACGAGATCATTCATGACCTCGTTGTCGCCATAGGTACAGGCGTCAAGGAAGACCTGAATCCGAAGAAGCTCAGGTACGGGAAGATAATAATCATGACCGATGCCGATGTGGACGGCGCACATATAAGAACGCTGCTGTTGACATTCTTCTTCAGGTACGCAAGATCGCTGATAGAGAACGGAAACGTGTTCTTTGCAGAACCACCGCTGTACAGGATACAGAAGGGGCAGAACGTCAGATACGTTTACTCCGATGAGGAGAAGGAACAGGTAAGCCGTGAGTTCGGACCGAATGCAATAATACAGAGGTTCAAGGGTCTTGGCGAAATGAATCCCGAGCAGCTGTGGGAGACGACCATGAATCCCAAGACTAGGAAGCTCGTTCAGGTAACAATAGAGGACGCTGAGGAGGCGGAGCGCATATTCACAATACTCATGGGAGAGAAGGTTGAACCAAGGAGGAAGTTCATCGAAGAAAACGCGGTTTATGCTGAGAACATAGACCTCTGA